Proteins encoded within one genomic window of Eleutherodactylus coqui strain aEleCoq1 chromosome 1, aEleCoq1.hap1, whole genome shotgun sequence:
- the LOC136605954 gene encoding keratin, type II cytoskeletal cochleal-like: MPTQSFRASSKSGAKNFSSSSYSPKNACGFSMSSYRRGPSLGSSRSLYNVGSGASRISVGNPVRSLNVFGGRGIGGGSSNMSFRSSTGYGVGGGLGAGLGMGGGFGGYGIGYGCGYGSGAGSAGITPVSVNQSLLTPLNLEIDPNIQRVRKEEKEQIKTLNNRFASFIDKVRFLEQQNKMLDTKWALLQEQKTVKSYLEPHFEAYIHNLRRQLECLGGDRIRLEADLKSMQDMVEDFKTKYEDEINKRTTSENEFVVLKKDVDASFLNKTELESRVTSLTDEINFLREIFQMEIEQLHAQISDTSVIVSMDNSRDLDMDSIIAEVRAQYEDIATKSRSEAESWYQDKYEELRISASKHGDDLRNTKSEIAELNRMINRLKGEIENAKAQRAKLEATITEAEERGEAAVRDAKNKLSELEDALQKAKQDMARQLREYQELMNVKLALDIEIATYRKLLEGEECRLSGDGGQVSISVVSSSTGGILSGFDSAGGLHHGGSGFSSGSGRNVMGNRFSSGSSFSTSSGFPSGGLHSGSADHGTSGMLSPGGYTSGASSSSVSIVRKTTSTTRKA; this comes from the exons ATGCCAACTCAAAGCTTCCGTGCATCCTCTAAATCTGGAGCTAAAAACTTCAGTTCTTCTTCTTATTCACCAAAGAACGCATGCGGATTCAGCATGAGCTCTTACCGGAGGGGTCCAAGCCTTGGTAGCAGCAGAAGCCTTTACAATGTAGGCTCAGGTGCAAGCAGAATCTCAGTTGGAAATCCTGTGAGGAGCTTAAATGTGTTTGGTGGACGTGGTATTGGTGGTGGTAGTTCAAACATGAGCTTTAGGTCTAGTACTGGATATGGGGTTGGAGGTGGACTTGGTGCAGGATTGGGTATGGGTGGAGGATTTGGTGGTTACGGTATTGGCTATGGTTGTGGATATGGAAGTGGAGCTGGTTCAGCTGGTATCACCCCTGTTTCTGTGAATCAAAGTCTGCTGACACCACTAAATTTGGAGATTGACCCAAATATACAAAGAGTaaggaaagaagagaaagaaCAGATCAAGACCCTCAACAACAGATTTGCCTCCTTCATTGACAAG GTCCGGTTCCTGGAACAACAAAACAAAATGCTGGATACTAAATGGGCACTCTTACAAGAACAAAAAACCGTGAAAAGTTATCTAGAACCCCACTTTGAGGCTTACATCCACAATTTAAGACGACAACTTGAATGTCTTGGTGGGGACAGAATAAGATTGGAAGCTGACCTTAAGAGCATGCAAGATATGGTGGAGGATTTTAAGACAAA GTATGAAGATGAAATCAACAAGCGCACCACCTCTGAGAATGAGTTTGTTGTCCTTAAGAAA GATGTGGATGCTTCCTTTTTGAACAAAACAGAACTGGAATCAAGAGTAACATCACTGACAGATGAAATCAACTTCCTAAGAGAAATATTCCAAATG GAGATTGAGCAGCTCCACGCCCAGATCTCAGACACTTCAGTTATAGTATCCATGGATAACAGCAGAGACTTGGACATGGACAGCATCATCGCTGAGGTCAGAGCTCAATATGAAGACATTGCGACCAAGAGCAGATCAGAGGCTGAGTCCTGGTATCAAGATAAG TATGAGGAACTGCGTATCTCCGCTTCTAAGCATGGTGATGATTTAAGGAACACCAAAAGTGAAATTGCTGAGCTAAACAGAATGATTAACAGACTAAAGGGAGAAATTGAGAATGCAAAGGCACAG AGAGCCAAGTTAGAAGCTACTATAACTGAAGCCGAGGAACGTGGTGAAGCTGCTGTCAGAGATGCCAAAAATAAACTTTCTGAATTGGAAGATGCTCTACAGAAGGCCAAGCAGGACATGGCTCGTCAACTGCGTGAATACCAAGAATTGATGAATGTTAAACTGGCTCTGGATATTGAGATTGCCACCTACAGGAAACTGCTGGAAGGAGAAGAGTGCAG ATTGTCCGGAGACGGCGGCCAAGTCAGCATCT CGGTGGTGAGCTCCAGCACTGGAGGAATCCTTTCAGGCTTCGACAGCGCAGGTGGACTCCACCATGGTGGATCTGGATTCAGCTCCGGCAGTGGAAGGAATGTCATGGGAAACAGATTTAGCAGTGGAAGTAGCTTCAGCACCAGTTCTGGATTTCCCAGTGGCGGGTTACATAGTGGTTCTGCTGATCATGGTACAAGCGGTATGCTCAGCCCTGGAGGCTACACCTCTGGTGCAAGCAGCTCAAGTGTTAGTATTGTCAGAAAAACCACATCGACCACAAGAAAAGCCTAA